Proteins from one Dermacentor variabilis isolate Ectoservices chromosome 1, ASM5094787v1, whole genome shotgun sequence genomic window:
- the LOC142566473 gene encoding uncharacterized protein LOC142566473 isoform X2 has translation MSEHGKEGQPIIVVVEEGSQNVVVQAFSRDSEAVGEEAAFTMNQLDNAISATLPEQFAGVETITTTEGQQLLILSEDGSGKPVDTPVEDSAASDTGPSCHEGSKDNLPRQCVASLNSIQTELQPGCKELLEVNGSNEVKAIPDNVQAPEERAECKYESESKPRAPAPVDVQESSKTSGSCVSVAFGQGDSSEYREKPVSPSMEPVQGTEQKKNGTMVVDVGHLSDGHSSDMITPPAQAIKPGTETKLNASEVPLAPSIAAEKLDTPDLLNADKPTKEYAMCALQDFKSSEAAGNTLAFSEHQGQGASMDVACSPQTSSQHLIVDSATQPSLKKKVDKPSPMVAQHSDDSSGKFLKGGQITKVCNERTGQSASIKLQNGSESTACLPLPLSQSIRHSSDRSAVTGPQQKSMEPEPSKHSVTLRAGAAIPLAKSKAGQPPQCETTGSASNRNTLVLSPEPCPTPSSSNLEASSPSPHHKQQSLVEKEGTACTHDNAVNEESVSSPITTSVEKNLECEDKHADFKVEPLPSASEELSQTSHSVGAYNSDKLGEKNTSDEKDCANEEQAEILDKSMTEEPGKKSLIDETLKVQPATGSLSNNIITDIEQGKCQSIEKGNPVTQLCDVINECSELPQDWQTKSSQKEKAFHSGEMKVLHEIPKKQNKKLALNPVATSHVESKLQGSPNNDGHKIPVHSQASSKLDTDENKLQEETFHNNDALPCEPADSNVNVHDTECQHDKKVVEHFAPPDGNGGLQELHNDEHQEMGACERTAVKATNQNIQEQEEEGQTWVTDEDSPSVPEALTSCVQNVLCSPKAKGSNSGGAKSAIGSGDKLLAALDLVPRQEASPLPPDDTTEPCPPPEEQDVTGKELCTAPKNSDEGDRETEPKEGCSDGQEDDSPSKRRWSLRTPTKPRKRVIIPDSDDEDFEAYASENVPTVAQKSKSEQAFDDLLDFFKKEQAQKAAIKAAPTRKRNARKAGVAASKSASARSRSSAANSIPLEKESTVKTDKVKDVVKPTARKSQPVSTPCTTSRAAVMKQARKRRSEPVKVVAPKKSVGDRVSCRIPSISDTFAGDIRIRCQKPGSSLDKMASRYHCSKCGFRSSRMENIVRHHKQDCPYSKQNSA, from the coding sequence ATGTCCGAGCACGGCAAGGAAGGGCAACCTATAATTGTTGTAGTAGAAGAAGGCTCTCAAAACGTTGTTGTTCAGGCTTTTTCTAGAGATTCTGAGGCAGTGGGAGAGGAGGCAGCCTTCACTATGAATCAGCTGGATAATGCCATCTCAGCTACACTTCCAGAGCAGTTTGCTGGTGTAGAAACAATAACAACTACTGAAGGGCAACAGCTGCTAATTCTGTCTGAAGATGGTAGTGGGAAGCCTGTAGACACACCAGTTGAAGATTCTGCTGCTTCTGATACTGGGCCTTCGTGCCATGAGGGTTCGAAGGATAATTTACCTAGGCAGTGTGTTGCATCACTTAACAGCATCCAGACAGAGCTACAGCCAGGGTGTAAAGAGTTGTTGGAGGTAAATGGCAGCAATGAAGTAAAAGCAATTCCTGATAATGTACAGGCTCCTGAAGAAAGGGCAGAATGTAAATATGAAAGTGAAAGTAAGCCTCGTGCACCTGCGCCAGTAGATGTTCAAGAGTCCAGTAAGACTAGTGGCTCTTGTGTGTCAGTTGCCTTTGGCCAGGGCGACAGTTCAGAATATCGAGAAAAGCCAGTGTCGCCTAGCATGGAACCAGTGCAGGGCACCGAACAAAAGAAGAATGGAACAATGGTCGTGGATGTTGGTCATCTAAGTGATGGTCATTCAAGCGACATGATTACGCCACCTGCACAGGCCATAAAACCTGGCACAGAGACCAAACTGAACGCTTCTGAAGTGCCACTGGCACCATCCATTGCTGCTGAGAAGTTGGACACTCCTGACTTACTTAATGCAGACAAACCTACCAAGGAATATGCCATGTGTGCTCTACAGGACTTCAAAAGCAGTGAGGCTGCAGGCAACACCCTTGCATTTTCTGAACATCAAGGTCAAGGTGCAAGTATGGATGTTGCTTGTTCACCTCAAACCTCAAGCCAGCACCTTATCGTGGACTCTGCAACACAACCATCACTCAAAAAGAAAGTTGATAAACCTTCCCCAATGGTAGCTCAGCACAGTGACGACTCATCAGGAAAATTCCTCAAAGGAGGCCAAATTACTAAAGTGTGCAACGAAAGAACCGGTCAAAGTGCCAGCATTAAACTGCAAAATGGATCTGAAAGTACAGCATGTCTACCTTTACCTTTGAGTCAAAGCATTAGACACAGCAGTGATCGTTCTGCTGTGACTGGTCCACAGCAAAAAAGCATGGAGCCAGAGCCCAGCAAGCACTCTGTTACTTTAAGGGCTGGTGCAGCAATACCTCTTGCCAAAAGCAAGGCGGGACAGCCACCTCAGTGTGAAACTACAGGGAGTGCTTCAAACAGAAATACTTTGGTTTTGAGCCCAGAGCCCTGCCCCACACCTTCATCTTCCAATTTAGAAGCTAGTAGCCCATCCCCTCACCACAAACAACAAAGCTTGGTGGAGAAGGAAGGCACGGCATGCACACATGACAATGCTGTGAATGAGGAAAGTGTGTCTTCTCCAATCACCACAAGTGTAGAAAAAAACCTAGAGTGTGAAGACAAGCATGCAGACTTCAAAGTTGAACCTTTGCCTTCTGCTTCAGAGGAACTATCTCAAACGAGTCATAGTGTTGGTGCATACAATTCTGATAAACTTGGTGAAAAAAATACATCAGATGAAAAGGATTGTGCCAATGAAGAACAGGCAGAAATCCTTGATAAAAGCATGACAGAAGAACCAGGAAAAAAATCACTCATTGATGAAACATTAAAAGTTCAACCAGCTACCGGTAGTTTAAGTAACAACATAATTACTGACATTGAGCAAGGAAAATGTCAGTCGATTGAGAAAGGTAACCCAGTAACACAACTTTGTGATGTTATAAATGAATGCTCTGAGTTACCACAGGATTGGCAGACAAAATCCAGTCAAAAAGAGAAGGCATTCCATTCAGGTGAAATGAAAGTATTGCATGAAATaccaaagaaacaaaataaaaaactgGCATTGAATCCTGTGGCAACTAGTCATGTGGAAAGCAAGTTGCAGGGTTCGCCAAATAATGATGGTCATAAAATCCCAGTCCATTCACAAGCTTCGTCAAAACTAGACACCGATGAAAACAAGTTACAAGAAGAAACTTTTCATAACAATGATGCGCTTCCTTGTGAACCTGCCGATAGCAACGTAAACGTGCACGATACTGAATGTCAACATGATAAGAAAGTTGTTGAGCATTTTGCACCACCTGATGGCAATGGAGGACTTCAAGAGTTACACAACGACGAACATCAAGAGATGGGTGCATGTGAAAGGACTGCAGTGAAAGCCACAAACCAAAACATTCAAGAACAAGAGGAAGAAGGCCAAACTTGGGTCACAGATGAGGACAGTCCAAGCGTGCCAGAGGCTTTGACTTCTTGTGTACAAAATGTGCTATGTTCGCCAAAAGCTAAAGGTTCAAACTCTGGAGGAGCAAAAAGTGCTATAGGGTCCGGTGATAAACTTCTTGCTGCACTTGACCTAGTTCCCCGTCAAGAAGCATCACCACTTCCACCTGATGACACAACAGAACCCTGTCCACCACCTGAAGAGCAAGATGTGACAGGCAAAGAGCTATGCACAGCACCTAAAAATTCTGATGAAGGAGACAGAGAAACAGAACCAAAAGAAGGATGCTCAGATGGTCAAGAAGACGATTCTCCAAGTAAAAGGCGTTGGAGTCTTCGTACACCAACAAAACCAAGAAAGAGGGTCATTATCCCAGACAGTGATGATGAAGATTTTGAGGCCTATGCAAGTGAAAACGTTCCAACTGTAGCACAAAAGAGCAAGTCGGAGCAGGCATTTGATGATCTTTTGGATTTCTTCAAGAAAGAGCAAGCTCAGAAGGCTGCCATAAAAGCTGCAccaacaagaaagagaaatgcaAGAAAAGCTGGGGTAGCAGCATCCAAAAGTGCATCTGCCCGTTCAAGATCATCTGCTGCGAACAGTATCCCATTGGAAAAAGAATCCACTGTGAAGACAGATAAGGTGAAAGATGTAGTAAAGCCCACAGCAAGGAAAAGCCAGCCGGTGAGCACACCTTGCACAACCAGCCGAGCTGCTGTCATGAAGCAAGCTCGAAAGCGACGCTCAGAGCCAGTAAAGGTTGTGGCTCCTAAAAAAAGTGTAGGTGACCGTGTCAGTTGCCGGATTCCCTCTATAAGTGATACATTTGCTGGAGACATCAGAATTCGCTGCCAGAAACCAGGTTCCTCATTGGATAAGATGGCATCACGGTATCATTGTTCCAAATGTGGCTTTCGTTCATCTCGAATGGAGAATATTGTGAGGCACCATAAGCAGGACTGCCCATACTCTAAACAAAATTCTGCTTGA
- the LOC142566473 gene encoding uncharacterized protein LOC142566473 isoform X1 yields the protein MDTADEPSMACQQVAGSEPIVQEEVIGYFDLDNPGLQLVGGDTFYLPPEALREHVLMSEHGKEGQPIIVVVEEGSQNVVVQAFSRDSEAVGEEAAFTMNQLDNAISATLPEQFAGVETITTTEGQQLLILSEDGSGKPVDTPVEDSAASDTGPSCHEGSKDNLPRQCVASLNSIQTELQPGCKELLEVNGSNEVKAIPDNVQAPEERAECKYESESKPRAPAPVDVQESSKTSGSCVSVAFGQGDSSEYREKPVSPSMEPVQGTEQKKNGTMVVDVGHLSDGHSSDMITPPAQAIKPGTETKLNASEVPLAPSIAAEKLDTPDLLNADKPTKEYAMCALQDFKSSEAAGNTLAFSEHQGQGASMDVACSPQTSSQHLIVDSATQPSLKKKVDKPSPMVAQHSDDSSGKFLKGGQITKVCNERTGQSASIKLQNGSESTACLPLPLSQSIRHSSDRSAVTGPQQKSMEPEPSKHSVTLRAGAAIPLAKSKAGQPPQCETTGSASNRNTLVLSPEPCPTPSSSNLEASSPSPHHKQQSLVEKEGTACTHDNAVNEESVSSPITTSVEKNLECEDKHADFKVEPLPSASEELSQTSHSVGAYNSDKLGEKNTSDEKDCANEEQAEILDKSMTEEPGKKSLIDETLKVQPATGSLSNNIITDIEQGKCQSIEKGNPVTQLCDVINECSELPQDWQTKSSQKEKAFHSGEMKVLHEIPKKQNKKLALNPVATSHVESKLQGSPNNDGHKIPVHSQASSKLDTDENKLQEETFHNNDALPCEPADSNVNVHDTECQHDKKVVEHFAPPDGNGGLQELHNDEHQEMGACERTAVKATNQNIQEQEEEGQTWVTDEDSPSVPEALTSCVQNVLCSPKAKGSNSGGAKSAIGSGDKLLAALDLVPRQEASPLPPDDTTEPCPPPEEQDVTGKELCTAPKNSDEGDRETEPKEGCSDGQEDDSPSKRRWSLRTPTKPRKRVIIPDSDDEDFEAYASENVPTVAQKSKSEQAFDDLLDFFKKEQAQKAAIKAAPTRKRNARKAGVAASKSASARSRSSAANSIPLEKESTVKTDKVKDVVKPTARKSQPVSTPCTTSRAAVMKQARKRRSEPVKVVAPKKSVGDRVSCRIPSISDTFAGDIRIRCQKPGSSLDKMASRYHCSKCGFRSSRMENIVRHHKQDCPYSKQNSA from the coding sequence gttgCAGGATCGGAGCCAATTGTCCAAGAAGAAGTGATAGGCTACTTTGACCTGGACAACCCTGGATTGCAGCTTGTCGGGGGCGACACTTTCTACCTCCCACCTGAAGCACTTAGAGAACATGTCCTAATGTCCGAGCACGGCAAGGAAGGGCAACCTATAATTGTTGTAGTAGAAGAAGGCTCTCAAAACGTTGTTGTTCAGGCTTTTTCTAGAGATTCTGAGGCAGTGGGAGAGGAGGCAGCCTTCACTATGAATCAGCTGGATAATGCCATCTCAGCTACACTTCCAGAGCAGTTTGCTGGTGTAGAAACAATAACAACTACTGAAGGGCAACAGCTGCTAATTCTGTCTGAAGATGGTAGTGGGAAGCCTGTAGACACACCAGTTGAAGATTCTGCTGCTTCTGATACTGGGCCTTCGTGCCATGAGGGTTCGAAGGATAATTTACCTAGGCAGTGTGTTGCATCACTTAACAGCATCCAGACAGAGCTACAGCCAGGGTGTAAAGAGTTGTTGGAGGTAAATGGCAGCAATGAAGTAAAAGCAATTCCTGATAATGTACAGGCTCCTGAAGAAAGGGCAGAATGTAAATATGAAAGTGAAAGTAAGCCTCGTGCACCTGCGCCAGTAGATGTTCAAGAGTCCAGTAAGACTAGTGGCTCTTGTGTGTCAGTTGCCTTTGGCCAGGGCGACAGTTCAGAATATCGAGAAAAGCCAGTGTCGCCTAGCATGGAACCAGTGCAGGGCACCGAACAAAAGAAGAATGGAACAATGGTCGTGGATGTTGGTCATCTAAGTGATGGTCATTCAAGCGACATGATTACGCCACCTGCACAGGCCATAAAACCTGGCACAGAGACCAAACTGAACGCTTCTGAAGTGCCACTGGCACCATCCATTGCTGCTGAGAAGTTGGACACTCCTGACTTACTTAATGCAGACAAACCTACCAAGGAATATGCCATGTGTGCTCTACAGGACTTCAAAAGCAGTGAGGCTGCAGGCAACACCCTTGCATTTTCTGAACATCAAGGTCAAGGTGCAAGTATGGATGTTGCTTGTTCACCTCAAACCTCAAGCCAGCACCTTATCGTGGACTCTGCAACACAACCATCACTCAAAAAGAAAGTTGATAAACCTTCCCCAATGGTAGCTCAGCACAGTGACGACTCATCAGGAAAATTCCTCAAAGGAGGCCAAATTACTAAAGTGTGCAACGAAAGAACCGGTCAAAGTGCCAGCATTAAACTGCAAAATGGATCTGAAAGTACAGCATGTCTACCTTTACCTTTGAGTCAAAGCATTAGACACAGCAGTGATCGTTCTGCTGTGACTGGTCCACAGCAAAAAAGCATGGAGCCAGAGCCCAGCAAGCACTCTGTTACTTTAAGGGCTGGTGCAGCAATACCTCTTGCCAAAAGCAAGGCGGGACAGCCACCTCAGTGTGAAACTACAGGGAGTGCTTCAAACAGAAATACTTTGGTTTTGAGCCCAGAGCCCTGCCCCACACCTTCATCTTCCAATTTAGAAGCTAGTAGCCCATCCCCTCACCACAAACAACAAAGCTTGGTGGAGAAGGAAGGCACGGCATGCACACATGACAATGCTGTGAATGAGGAAAGTGTGTCTTCTCCAATCACCACAAGTGTAGAAAAAAACCTAGAGTGTGAAGACAAGCATGCAGACTTCAAAGTTGAACCTTTGCCTTCTGCTTCAGAGGAACTATCTCAAACGAGTCATAGTGTTGGTGCATACAATTCTGATAAACTTGGTGAAAAAAATACATCAGATGAAAAGGATTGTGCCAATGAAGAACAGGCAGAAATCCTTGATAAAAGCATGACAGAAGAACCAGGAAAAAAATCACTCATTGATGAAACATTAAAAGTTCAACCAGCTACCGGTAGTTTAAGTAACAACATAATTACTGACATTGAGCAAGGAAAATGTCAGTCGATTGAGAAAGGTAACCCAGTAACACAACTTTGTGATGTTATAAATGAATGCTCTGAGTTACCACAGGATTGGCAGACAAAATCCAGTCAAAAAGAGAAGGCATTCCATTCAGGTGAAATGAAAGTATTGCATGAAATaccaaagaaacaaaataaaaaactgGCATTGAATCCTGTGGCAACTAGTCATGTGGAAAGCAAGTTGCAGGGTTCGCCAAATAATGATGGTCATAAAATCCCAGTCCATTCACAAGCTTCGTCAAAACTAGACACCGATGAAAACAAGTTACAAGAAGAAACTTTTCATAACAATGATGCGCTTCCTTGTGAACCTGCCGATAGCAACGTAAACGTGCACGATACTGAATGTCAACATGATAAGAAAGTTGTTGAGCATTTTGCACCACCTGATGGCAATGGAGGACTTCAAGAGTTACACAACGACGAACATCAAGAGATGGGTGCATGTGAAAGGACTGCAGTGAAAGCCACAAACCAAAACATTCAAGAACAAGAGGAAGAAGGCCAAACTTGGGTCACAGATGAGGACAGTCCAAGCGTGCCAGAGGCTTTGACTTCTTGTGTACAAAATGTGCTATGTTCGCCAAAAGCTAAAGGTTCAAACTCTGGAGGAGCAAAAAGTGCTATAGGGTCCGGTGATAAACTTCTTGCTGCACTTGACCTAGTTCCCCGTCAAGAAGCATCACCACTTCCACCTGATGACACAACAGAACCCTGTCCACCACCTGAAGAGCAAGATGTGACAGGCAAAGAGCTATGCACAGCACCTAAAAATTCTGATGAAGGAGACAGAGAAACAGAACCAAAAGAAGGATGCTCAGATGGTCAAGAAGACGATTCTCCAAGTAAAAGGCGTTGGAGTCTTCGTACACCAACAAAACCAAGAAAGAGGGTCATTATCCCAGACAGTGATGATGAAGATTTTGAGGCCTATGCAAGTGAAAACGTTCCAACTGTAGCACAAAAGAGCAAGTCGGAGCAGGCATTTGATGATCTTTTGGATTTCTTCAAGAAAGAGCAAGCTCAGAAGGCTGCCATAAAAGCTGCAccaacaagaaagagaaatgcaAGAAAAGCTGGGGTAGCAGCATCCAAAAGTGCATCTGCCCGTTCAAGATCATCTGCTGCGAACAGTATCCCATTGGAAAAAGAATCCACTGTGAAGACAGATAAGGTGAAAGATGTAGTAAAGCCCACAGCAAGGAAAAGCCAGCCGGTGAGCACACCTTGCACAACCAGCCGAGCTGCTGTCATGAAGCAAGCTCGAAAGCGACGCTCAGAGCCAGTAAAGGTTGTGGCTCCTAAAAAAAGTGTAGGTGACCGTGTCAGTTGCCGGATTCCCTCTATAAGTGATACATTTGCTGGAGACATCAGAATTCGCTGCCAGAAACCAGGTTCCTCATTGGATAAGATGGCATCACGGTATCATTGTTCCAAATGTGGCTTTCGTTCATCTCGAATGGAGAATATTGTGAGGCACCATAAGCAGGACTGCCCATACTCTAAACAAAATTCTGCTTGA